The Acinetobacter sp. SAAs474 DNA window CGATTATTGTTGTGCTGGCTGTACCTACTTTGAGCACTATGATCAATCAACAAAATCTGAATAAAAGTGCTGATGAATTAATCATGCTGTTAAAGCATGCCAGATCGATTGCCATTCTTGAAAGAAGAACTGTGCTGGTACATATCGGGACATTATCACCTGTTGATCCACAAATTTTACACTGGCAGCCATCTGGAAATACAGTTTTAAAATCTGCAGATACCACGCTTACTTTTATGCCGAATGGTTTACTCAACATACCCTCCCATGCAATGGTGCATACGCCAACTGCTTTTTGTAGTTTTATGATTTGTGATCAAGCCGTGGCTGCACAGCGCTCAAAAACCATATCAATTTCCAGAATGGGGCGAATTCAAAAGGTGGTTGAAGGAAAATGTTTATGATCAATGGGGCTAGACAAGTGGGTAGTAGTTTAGTTGAAGTATTGATGGCTCTATTGCTGTTATCTGCTGGAATTTTAGGATTTGTAATTTTGCAATATCGTGCCCTTGATGCTTTAACTGAGGCAGAGTCTCGAATACAGGCCATGAGTATTGCACGAGATCTGGCTGAAAAAATTCGTATCAATCGCCATCAGATCCAGACCTACCAAAAAATCATACATCAAACTGATATACAGACGTATCCACTGAATTGTTTTCATCATTTTTGTTCGGCATACCAGAAGGCACGTTTTGATGCGGTGCAGCTTAAACTAACTGCGCAGCGTATCGGAATGACCTTAAATATGATCACTTGTCCAGGTATCAATAACGGACGTTATTGTGTTTATGTTGCTTGGGGGGATACAGCAGCGACAGATGCGGATGGGGTATATAACTGTACAACATCTGCATATTATCGTACAGAATCCACATGTGTGGTCATGGAGATTTATGCATGATTCGGCCCTATGGATTTACCTTAATTGAACTGATGATTTCATTAACGTTAGGGCTGGTCATCATTGCTGCTGCGGTAATGCTGTTCCTTACTGCGATTCGTAGTCAAAGTTTGCAACAAGGAATTATGGATTTACAAGACAATGCTAATTTTGGCTTGAACGATATGACACGGGATATTCGTCTTGCCAATTTAAATGCAGCAACAGCCATCATCGATGATCGGTTACGTTTTGGCGGTATTGTGTTGTCTGCACAGAATTTACCTGCTGAATTTTCCGATGTTGATCCCGTCTTTTTGAGTTCAGCTCAAACGGGTATTTCTAATGTTAAACAGGCCAGTGATCAGCTTGTTATTCAATACCAACCCATGACAGCAGGTGGATTTGATTGTGAAGGACGTCAAATCGCAGCGCATCAAGTTGTGATACAACGCTATTTTTTAAGAAAAGATCATCATGCAGCTCCTACAGAACCGCATTCTTTGGCTTTGGTATGTGATGCTGGGCATTATATAAAAGATCAATCCATTGCGATTCAAAATAATAGAGGATTGCAAGGTGAAATTATCATGAAACATGTAGATCATTTTCGTGTTTTATTGAGTGTGATCAATCAGCATCGTCAGCGTCGATATATTGCAATCAATGACTATATGGCGCTCAAGGAAGAACCTAAACCACGTATTTTAGGGGTGTATTTGGCGATATTAATGCATTCACCACAGATGGGTATAAAGCATGGCCTATCGACAGCAGCTGTAAAGTTGTGGCTATTGGATCAACAATTACATGTGAAGCATGATAAACGTCCAAACCCATATGTATATCGTGTTGTAGCACAAGAAGTTGCATTTAGAAATGCATTGGGAGAGCTGAACTAGTGCATAAACAACGAGGGATGGCACTGATTACTGTATTGATTTTATTGGTTGCAGTCACGGTTGCAGCGACCTTAGCCATTCGACATGGTTTGGTGGCATTAAGTATTGCAACCAATAGTCAAGCAGAACAATTACTACTACAAAATTCAGATGCGGCTATGTTTAATATCGAAAAAAATCAGCAATTAATACGGCATTTGGCACAAGACGGCATGTTTGGTATGGGTAATCATCCACGCTACAAAGGACGAGAGCTGGTGTTTTGTTTTAAAGGATCGCGAGCTGAATTTTTTTCTTTAGCTGAAACCAGTATGATTTATCAGCACAAAGGCCATATTTACAATGATCGCCTAGGTATGAATGGTTACTGTCGTACGGCGGTGAATCATGATGAGCATTATTTTTTTACCAGTCGCCGACGTATTGTATTAACCCAAATTGCGATTCGTTTTATGGAAGGTCATACCATGGATCCCTTCCAAAATTCGCTTAGAGGTACAGATGAGCGATTGGCAAAAGTTGAAACTATACGAGGTTTTCGCGTTTATGTGACCTCATTAATGCCGACACTTTCTCGTGCCAGCACCACTGAGATTGATCAATGTTTAAATCGTCATTTAAGCCAGACTGTAGAGGCCAGTATTGGTGATTGCCTGAGGGGGTTAAACGTACCTTTTACCACTCATGTGACGGAATATACATTAGGTCAGGTATTTTTATAGCATGAAAGTAAATATAAAAATAAGAATAAAAAATATGAAGTTATTATATGGTTTTTGCCTAGATCAACGCTGGATCATGTTGGTATTGGTATTATTTATAGCATTATATCGTCCGATTGAGTCAAGTCATGCCAGTGATATTGAAATCTATCAAGCTGCACATGCAGGACAAACGACATTGATGCTGTTATTGGATATTTCAGGGAGTATGGGAGGACAATGGAATACGATAGCATGTGATGTAGATCCTGATTTTATATCAACTTACATATTGAGCGAGCAGTCCACAGGTCGTTCAGTTAATTATCCTCGTTATTACTGTGAAGCAATATATAAAAAGAATAAAAATATAAAGCGTAAATATTATCAACGTATTACACGGTTACAAGATGCTATGTTTGATCTTTTGGAGGGTAATGCCTCTAAGGGAATTCAACGCCTTGCCGATCATTATGTAATTGGTCTTGCAACATTGGGAGTTAAGTCTGGTCGAAAAATATTCCCTATGGGTGCAATTTTGGTCCCCGCACGACGCTTGGATCAACAAATTAATGGCCAAACTCAACGTCAAATCTTATTAACACAGATTGCTAAATTAACGGCGAGTACATCAACACCTACAGCACGTTCTTATGCTGAAACTGTGGCGTATTTAATGGGCAATAGTACGGCTGATGCCGAGCATAGTGGTTTTGCCTATTCAGTTGCCGAAAGTAAAAAGGATAATCGCTATCTTCAACCATTTTCTTTACAAGCATCCAACCCATTACGTCAGTGTGGTAGTCAGGGGATTTATGTCTTAACGGATGGAGAGCCTGTTAATGATAGTAATGCTGAGGGATTAATCCGCAAGGCTTTAAATAGCAATTTTTCTTGTTCATCAACAGATAGTTTTGACTGTATACATGGACTGGCCTTGCGACTGATTCAAGAAAAACAGAATCCACTGGGTTTAAAGGTCAAGACGGCTGTGGTTGGTTTTGGTCATGAATTTAGTCATATTTCGTCTTATAATAAAAAGAAAACAGCAGCAGAAAATATTAAAGCCTTAGGTCATATTGATACCAATGTAAAAAAAGCAGCATATTGGGGGATTATTGGTCAGGGGGGCTGGTATTCTAGTGTCAGTACTCAAGATGTCATTCATAGTATCAACAGTTTTCTGGATGAATTGAATACAACGATATCGATTGCGACGACCGGTGCACCGACAATACCTGTGGATCCTTTAAATCCTACGCGATTACATCATGAGGTTTATTATCCACAATTTCAGCCTCTACCCGGTCAGCCCTATCAACTTTGGTTAGGAAATTTAAAAAAATACAGATTAGATTCAAATGCAGTATTAAAAGATCAGGCCAATGCGGTGATTACAGATACTTTAGGTCGAATATTAAATAATAAGGACATGTGGGCAGCGAAAGTTGATTCATCATCAGCAACACAGCCTAGTGATCAAGCATTAAATTATGGTATGAGGTCAAAACTACGCTTACAGCATAATTCAGCTGGACAAACACAGCGTAAACTATGGACCACACGTTCTTTTTCTCAAGGACAGGCCAAAACATCGAATTCACTGGTTGCGATTACCATTCAAGACATTGTAGATCCAGAAAAGCGCCTCGATCCCAAAATAGGCTATTTGATGAACTTATTGGGATATCATTATGCACCACAAAATCATCCGACATTACAACAATTAAAAGAATATCCAGAATTACGTCAAGTGGGTGCTGTTATGCATTCAAAGCCGCTCTTGATTACCAATCGTGGTGCTAGTAATCAGTTATTGCAACGCCATCTTGGACAACAAAAACAGCGTGAAGATTATGTACTATTTGGTACTACTCAAGGTGTACTGCATGTTGTCGATGCTGTAACGGGTAGAGAAAAATTTGCTTTTATTCCTCATGAAATTATTGAAAGTCAGGCTGAAGCATTTGCATCGCCATCACTGAGCATGAAGGGAAAAAGCAATTTTTTTTATGGTATTGATGGTGAATGGACAGCGTATACAGAATATGTAGTAGATAAAAATAATCAACATATGCTGACAGTAGGTCAAGGACAATCTTATACAGACGCTCAGCAGCGTAAACGCAAAGTATACGGCAAACAGTTGGTCTATGGTGGCTTACGCATGGGAGGTCGAGGTTATTATGCCTTGGATTTAAGTGATATCGACCAACCAAAGCTTAAATTTCAGATTATTCCACAAGGTCAATGTAGTGCTAGTAATCCTGTAGGGTGTATGGGACAGAGCTGGTCAAAGCCGAATATTAGCTGGATTAAATGGCAAGGTACTCAGAAATTGGTGATGTTTGTTGGCGGTGGTTATGATGCTGGAGGAGATGATGGTAATGCCTTGGTGAATGGTCGACGTATTCCTTATGCAGGCTATGAATCAGCAGCTTATTTGCAGAATAATAAACGTGGTGCTGGTGTATATATGTTTGATGCACTAAATGGTCAGTTATTGTGGTGGGCAGGAGCCAATGCAACTCGGCGTACATCGCGGAATTTGGCGACATTTGCTGCACAAATGCAATACAGTGTTGTGAGCGAAATTAAAACAGTAGATCGTGATGCAGATGGTTTGGTTGATCATTTATATTTTGGTGACTTGGCTGGGCAGGTTTGGCGTATTGATTTAAATAATCAACTTGATGCCAATACTTTTATGACCCAGCCAGAGCTATTTGCCAAAGTGCCTGTACGATTACTTGACCTATATGCGGGTGCAGCCAGTCCGCGCTTTTATCATATGCCGGCATTTTCAACTTATACTGAAGAAGGAACAACCTTTGCTGTACTCTCTGTGGGTTCTGGGAATCAGAGTAGTCCGCTGGCCCATTATACGCCAGGCCAAAGCGCCTATCAGGATGATGCCATCTTTAATATTTATGATAAGGATGTTATTCGACCAGATCTATTTTCACTGCGAGCCATATCGACAACAGCAAAAAAATATCTACATGCGAGTAGTACCCTTAAAAGTAAAGATCTGACTCTGATGACGGAAACAGCAGGTGGCTCATTGTCTTCAATGTCACACCAGTTATGGCCTTTAGATGATCAACATCGTTTTAATCAACATCGTATTATCGCACCTTATCGGCGTACACAAGGCTGGTATTACCAATTTAAGCATCAGGACATTCAAGATAAAAAGATCATCAGTAGCCCAATTGTGATTAACCATGACTTGTATGTGACTGTTTTTGATCGTAGTCCAAAAAATGCATTAGATCAATGCGGTGCTAGTATTCAAGGGAGTAGCACGACGACTTTGTTTTGTATGCCTTATGGGCAATGTCAAACAGGTTCAATATTGTCACATCAGATGCCTTTAGGGGCTGGAATAATCGCAGCAGCAATTGGTGGTGATGCAGCGACAGGAATGACACGCATGATTGTCAGCCCTCAGGATAAAAGTAAAATGTCCGATAATGTGATTATGCATAAGCGTTATCAAACCGTAACAAAACTTAGCCCTCAACGCTGGTATGAACAACATTAAGCTGAGTCATGATATGCAATCGAATCAACGCGACTAGACTGGATTTACCTTAATTGAATTGATGTTGGTGGTTGTTTTGATTACGATTCTTGCCGTGATTGCAATTCCTTTATTTCAACAATATGCTCGCCAAGCCATAGTCAGCCAAGCACAACAAGAAATGCTACATTTAGCAATATTACTAGAACGTCATAAAGTACGTAATTTTTCATATCGTGGATTCTCACCGACGTCTATCGCTATTCCACGTCATGTATCAGCACAGAAACATCAATATCAGTTAATGATCGTCGATGGTGATCAGGTCAACTTAAAGTTAACCGATGAACATGCACTAGGGCAGCATTGGGCGATACAGGCACAGCCTATAGATCATCATCATTATCCTGCGTTATTGATGACCAGTCAGGGAATTCGTTGTAAAAATAATAATACGCTTGATGTTAATTTTAAGCATTGTGGTGATCATGGGCAGGAAGTATGGTAAATGAAAAAAGGCTTTAGCTTAATTGAACTTATGCTGGTCATTGTGATTATGGCTATCTTGATCATGATGGTGTATCCCGATTATCAACAGTACGTACGTCATACTAAACGTATTGAAGCACAGGCAGAATTAACGGCACTTGCCAAGCAATTGCAGCGCTATAAAGTTGTAAATTTAACGTTTTTAAAGGCCAATGGCAAACCGATCACGTTAGTTGATATTGGTGAAAAAAAAATGCTTTATTTACCAAGAGCTGGACGTCCACTTTATCAGATTAAGTTGAGTCAGGTTGGTATAAATTCATGGTTATTAACGGCAACGCCGTTGCAACACAGTACGCAGTGGCAAGATGGCGGCTTTGCCTTAAATCATCGTGGTGAAAAATGCTGGATACAAGGTTTGGCAAAATGTGTACCCTCTGCAACCTCACAATGGTGAGCATATCGAGTTATCTTGAATGTTGCTGTCTGCATTTCATCTTCAAATGATTGGATAAGTTTACATCAAGCAAAAGAATAAACATTTTTAATCTTTCTTTTACTGTCAACTTCGCATAAAATATGCCCCTCTATGAAAGGGGTTAGAAATGTTGCGATGGTCGTAACAGCGATAATCCGTAAAAACTATAAGGTTGTATCATGGTTGTTATTCGTCTTGCACGCGGTGGTGCTAAAAAACGTCCGTTCTATCAAATTATTGTAACTGATAGCCGTAATGCACGTGATGGTCGTTTCATCGAACGTATTGGTTTCTTTAACCCAACAGCTCAAGGTAAAGCAGAAAAACTTCGTTTAGATGCTGATCGTTTTGCACATTGGGTTGCTCAAGGTGCACAGCCTTCTGAACGTGTTGCTTCATTAGCTGCACAAGCGAAAAAAGCGGCAGTTGCTGCATAATCTTGATCGCTTAGGTAATTTGCCCATGACACCAACACAGAATGTACCCGAAGATCGGATTCAGATTGGACAGCTACGTTCAGCATATGGTCTAAATGGGTGGCTCTGGGTCTATTCCAATACAGAACCGATGAGCAATATTTTTGACTATCTGCCTTGGTATATTGAAACCAAAGCAGGTTGGCAAATGGCTGATATAAAACGTTGGAAACCGCATGGTAAAGGCTTGGTTGTTGCATTAAAAGGTGTGGTTGACCGCACTGCAGCAGATGCTTTAGTGGGTGCCAATATCTGGATTGCTAAATCTCAATTGCCACAACCTGGTGTAGATGAATACTATTGGTCTGATTTAAAAGGTCTAACCGTATTGGGTTTAGATGATCAAGACCAAGAAATAAATCTCGGAAAAATCCATGAATTGTTTGAAACGGGTGCGAATGACGTTATGGTGGTTCGTGCTACTTTAGACAGTATTGATGCTGAGGAGCGTATGATTCCATGGCATCAAGATGTGGTACAACGCGTTGATCTCGAAGCTGGTCGTATTTACGTGAATTGGGGCGTAGATTATTAATTCTTTTAGAATTCATACAGCAGGAAACTGAAGGAGTCTGTAGTGTTTTTTGCAGTCATAACACTTTTTCCTGAGATGTTTGCAGCGATTACAGACTTTGGGATTAGTGGTCGTGCGGTACAACGTGAATTAATTCAGCTGAACTGTATTAATCCCCGAGACTTTGCTGAGGGTCGCTATAAAAAAGTGGATGAACGTCCATTTGGTGGTGGTCCTGGCATGGTCATGATGGCAGAGCCGTTAGCCAAAGCGATTCAGCATGCTAAAGTGCTTGCAACGCAGGCAGGAGCGTTCAATGTCCCTGTGGTATATATGTCACCACAAGGCCAGACCTTAAATGAGTCCGCAGTACAACAGTTTGTTGATTATGATGGTTTAATTCTATTATGCGGTCGTTATGAAGGTGTTGATGAACGTTTGATTGAAAAATACGTTGATCAAGAATGGTCCATTGGTGATTACGTTTTATCGGGTGGTGAGCTTCCCGCTATGGTGTTATTAGACAGTGTAATCCGAAGACTTCCGGGTGCAATGTCTGATGAGCAATCTGCAATACAGGATTCATTTGTAGATGGTCTTTTAGATTGTCCACAATATACTAAACCAGACCATTTTGAAGGTTTGGCGGTGCCTGATGTACTCAAGTCAGGGCATCATGCCAATATTGATAAATGGCGATTTTTGCAGCGTTATCAACGTACCCAACAGCGTCGGCCTGAATTGGTTGAACAGGTTGAGTTGAATGTGCAGCAAAAAAAATGGTTAAAAGATGAGTTGGTGAATAAAAGTAATTAACTTTTATTGATCAATTTAATAACTAGGCTCTTTATGTCTTGAAGCGGTCAAGCATAAAGGGAAAGATAATCGGGTTGATATGCGTGATAGCCTCTGTCCCCAGCGGTAATCAGACCTCTTCTGATCCGCATAATATTGGAGTATTCCACATGAGTGGTAAGCATCCTTTAGTTCAAGCTGTTGAAAATGCACAGTTAAAACAAGATATCCCTGCTTTTGCACCTGGTGACACCGTCATTGTTCAAGTTAAAGTAAAAGAGGGTGACCGTGAGCGTCTTCAAGCATTTGAAGGTGTGGTTATTGCGAAGAAAAATCGTGGTTTAAACTCTGCGTTTACAGTACGTAAAATTTCTAGCGGTATTGGTGTTGAGCGTGTATTCCAAACTCATTCTCCAATTGTTGCTAAAATTGAAGTGAAACGTCGTGGTGATGTTCGCCGTGCTAAACTTTACTATCTACGTGAATTATCTGGTAAAGCTGCACGTATTCGTGAAAAATTACCTGCACGTAAAACTGTTGCTTAATACAGTTTATCGATCAAAAAATGCGCCTATAATAGGCGCATTTTTTTAATCTTCAATCATGAATTCTGTACACATTCATCAGTGTTGATCCATATTTTAAGAAACAGGATCGTCTTACGCCAAATTGTGGCTTAAAATGGTCAAGTTTAATGATCATAGCTTTATCATCAATCAGATAAAATATTTTAGTTTTGTTCTATTAATAATAAATTACTTTAATCAATATTTGAATTTTAATATATTGTCATAATCGTATTACATGTAATCTGATATTAAGGCCAGTTCAATGTGCCACAGTTATCAGTATTTAAATGTAAATGATTAATTTTAAATATCTTAAATAATATATTAAATATTACCCCTTTATTTTTGATCCATAAATTATTCATTAATACTTTGCAATCAGAATAAATTTATTTTAATTAATTCATGAGAAATAATATATGAAACTTACAAAATATTTACTTGGATCTGGTCTATTAGTGAGCGCATTTAGTATTTGTGCTGCGCCATTACCCAATACCATTATGGTCCAAGATAAGGCCGTGGTACCCGTATTAAAAACCGAAGTGATTCGTCGTGTTGAGGGACAGCAACCGGAACGTACGGTTGAAGCAACTGTACTTGAGATCAGCAATAAAGGCCAAGATATTGTTGCCAAGGAAGTGGTGTTTAAAGATGATTTAAATCAGTTTACAGAGAAAAAGTTGCCGACACCGATATTACAAAAAGGTAAAGTGATTGTTCCAACCTCTAAAATTGAGATCAATCGAACTTTAACCTCAGAAGGCAAGGTGATTGGTCAAGCCAAGCAAATTGATGTTGAAGGAGTTGAATTTCAAAAGGGACTAAAACCAGCCAAAAGAACACTTCAACTTGATCAGATTCAGAATCCACAAACCAATAAAAAAATATCGCATGCAGTGATTGGTAAGGATGGTGTTGTCACGAAGGATGTGATTGTCGTTGAGTAATCACCCTAAGATAAACAAAAAGATCGTGATCTATATTTTAAAACTTAAATGGTTTATAGCATAATAAGATTGAATCAATGCGATAGCATAATATTACTGAAATACACGGGTCTACTGTATAGGTTAAGGAGAAAAATCATGAAAAAAGTTGTGGGTATGATGGCGCTAATGTCTCTTTCTACATTTTTTTTAGCCGGTTGTTCAAATATGTCAGCAACTGAACAACGTATTGGTACTGCCGCATTGGGTGGTGCTGTAGGTGGTGCTGCAGGTAATCGTGTAGGCGGTGGTCTTGGCGCAGTTTTAGGCGCAGGCGCAGGCGGTGCGGTAGGCAGTAAAGTTGAAAATGGTTCGAATAATAATGCAGCAGCGGGTGGAATCGGTGGTGCGATTGGTTCTATTATTGGTAAAGAGTTAATTGGCGGTAGTACAGGTGCAGCAATTGGTGGTGCAATCGGTGCTGGTGCGGGCGTGGCAATTGAAGACAAGAAAAAATAATCTACTGATTCAATCAGCTTGATGTGTAATGCCAGTGAATGAAAATTGACTGGCATTTTTTATAGATGTCATTTTGGGTTTATATTACATGTATATGCGATAAAGTATTTAACGATGTTGATTTTATGCGAGCCATAGTCTGAAATTAATCAATTAAAATAAGTCATTTTAATTTAACTGGATATCGACAATCTATTTTCCAATTAAAATGCAGCATAAAACTCAGTTCAAACTCTGATAAAATAGTTTTTTTCTCAATATATCCTGCTTTATGTTTGCAATTCTGACAGCCATTACGGTGATGTTTGGCTTGGCACTGGCTCGTGTTCCGGTAGTGTTTTCACTGATAATTGGTGCCCTTTTAGGTGGTTTACTTGGTGGTTTAGGTCTGCAAGGTACTTTAGAAGTATTTAATAATGGACTGGGGGGTGGCGCTAAAATTGCTTTAGCCTATGGTGTTTTAGGTGCATTTGCCTTGGCATTGGCTCGCTCGGGTTTACCTGATTTACTGGCCTATAAATTGATTGTTAAATTAAAGGGAGCATCTAACCAAAAGGCACAAAATCGTTTGAAATATATGATTTTTGTTGCTGTTCTTCTTCCTACAATCTGTTCTCAAAACGTGATTCCAGTCCATATTGCTTTTATTCCAGTCTTAATTCCACCGTTGTTAATTGTATTTAACCATTTAAAATTGGATCGTCGTTTAATTGCATGTATTTTAACCTTTGGTCTGGTAGCAACTTATATGTTGGTTCCTGTCGGTTTTGGTGCAATTTTTCTGAATGATATTTTGGGACAAAACATTAATACCTTTGGTCGGGCATATCATTTTGCGATTGAGTATGGCGATATTCCAAAAGCAATGGCACTGCCTGTCTTCGGCATGTTTATTGGTTTGCTGGTGGCCATATTTTTTAGCTATCGTAAACCGCGCGAATATCAAGATATTCATATTGAAGCACCGAAAACGGCGATTTCAGGACAGGCACTTGAGTATGGTGCTAAACCACAAATTAAGACCTTTACCATTGTGATGGCAGTTATTGCGATTTTACTGACCTTAATTGTACAGCTATATTCAGATTCAATGATTCTTGCGGGGCTTGTGGGTGTGGCTGTGCTGAGCTGTGCTGGAATTTTTAGATGGAATGAAGCAGATGATGTGATTGTGGCTGGGATGCGTATGATGGCCTTGGTCGGTTTCATTATGATTGCGGCACAAGGTTTTGCTGCTGTCATCGATGCCACACATCAAGTGCCTGCTTTAGTCGATGCATCGGTTGAATTAATTGGCAATAGTAAGCCACTGGCAGCATTTTTAATGTTATTGGTTGGATTAATTATTACTTTAGGCATCGGTTCATCTTTTTCGACTGTCCCAATTTTAGCCATTATTTATGTACCCTTATGTTTACAGTTTGGTTTTAGTCCGGCAGCAACAATTGCATTGATTGGTACTGCAGCCGCGTTAGGGGATGCAGGTTCACCAGCATCTGATTCAACCTTGGGGCCTACTTCTGGTTTAAATATGGATGGGCAACATGATCATATGTGGGATAGTGTAGTACCGACCTTTATTCACTATAATATTCCATTACTGATTTTTGGCTGGATTGCTGCAATGATATTGTAAATTTTATGTAATATTGCATTTTAAATATGGCTAAAATTGAGTAAATTAGTCAGATTAATTGAGTAAAAAGTAGACGAGGTTGGCATTTTTTTTAAACCAACCTTGTTACTTTGAATTAAAAAAATACCATTTAAAAACAATATATTACAATTATGTAAAAATAAGCGTATAGAATAGCTATTGCATATTAATAATACACATGTTTAATATAAACCAATTACTACTAAGGGTTGTTAAAATGTTAAAAAAATTAGCTCTAATAACATTAATGGGTATGT harbors:
- a CDS encoding GspH/FimT family pseudopilin encodes the protein MTLIEFVVSIIVLSIIVVLAVPTLSTMINQQNLNKSADELIMLLKHARSIAILERRTVLVHIGTLSPVDPQILHWQPSGNTVLKSADTTLTFMPNGLLNIPSHAMVHTPTAFCSFMICDQAVAAQRSKTISISRMGRIQKVVEGKCL
- the pilV gene encoding type IV pilus modification protein PilV; translation: MINGARQVGSSLVEVLMALLLLSAGILGFVILQYRALDALTEAESRIQAMSIARDLAEKIRINRHQIQTYQKIIHQTDIQTYPLNCFHHFCSAYQKARFDAVQLKLTAQRIGMTLNMITCPGINNGRYCVYVAWGDTAATDADGVYNCTTSAYYRTESTCVVMEIYA
- a CDS encoding PilW family protein, yielding MIRPYGFTLIELMISLTLGLVIIAAAVMLFLTAIRSQSLQQGIMDLQDNANFGLNDMTRDIRLANLNAATAIIDDRLRFGGIVLSAQNLPAEFSDVDPVFLSSAQTGISNVKQASDQLVIQYQPMTAGGFDCEGRQIAAHQVVIQRYFLRKDHHAAPTEPHSLALVCDAGHYIKDQSIAIQNNRGLQGEIIMKHVDHFRVLLSVINQHRQRRYIAINDYMALKEEPKPRILGVYLAILMHSPQMGIKHGLSTAAVKLWLLDQQLHVKHDKRPNPYVYRVVAQEVAFRNALGELN
- a CDS encoding pilus assembly protein PilX, producing the protein MHKQRGMALITVLILLVAVTVAATLAIRHGLVALSIATNSQAEQLLLQNSDAAMFNIEKNQQLIRHLAQDGMFGMGNHPRYKGRELVFCFKGSRAEFFSLAETSMIYQHKGHIYNDRLGMNGYCRTAVNHDEHYFFTSRRRIVLTQIAIRFMEGHTMDPFQNSLRGTDERLAKVETIRGFRVYVTSLMPTLSRASTTEIDQCLNRHLSQTVEASIGDCLRGLNVPFTTHVTEYTLGQVFL
- a CDS encoding PilC/PilY family type IV pilus protein; translation: MKLLYGFCLDQRWIMLVLVLFIALYRPIESSHASDIEIYQAAHAGQTTLMLLLDISGSMGGQWNTIACDVDPDFISTYILSEQSTGRSVNYPRYYCEAIYKKNKNIKRKYYQRITRLQDAMFDLLEGNASKGIQRLADHYVIGLATLGVKSGRKIFPMGAILVPARRLDQQINGQTQRQILLTQIAKLTASTSTPTARSYAETVAYLMGNSTADAEHSGFAYSVAESKKDNRYLQPFSLQASNPLRQCGSQGIYVLTDGEPVNDSNAEGLIRKALNSNFSCSSTDSFDCIHGLALRLIQEKQNPLGLKVKTAVVGFGHEFSHISSYNKKKTAAENIKALGHIDTNVKKAAYWGIIGQGGWYSSVSTQDVIHSINSFLDELNTTISIATTGAPTIPVDPLNPTRLHHEVYYPQFQPLPGQPYQLWLGNLKKYRLDSNAVLKDQANAVITDTLGRILNNKDMWAAKVDSSSATQPSDQALNYGMRSKLRLQHNSAGQTQRKLWTTRSFSQGQAKTSNSLVAITIQDIVDPEKRLDPKIGYLMNLLGYHYAPQNHPTLQQLKEYPELRQVGAVMHSKPLLITNRGASNQLLQRHLGQQKQREDYVLFGTTQGVLHVVDAVTGREKFAFIPHEIIESQAEAFASPSLSMKGKSNFFYGIDGEWTAYTEYVVDKNNQHMLTVGQGQSYTDAQQRKRKVYGKQLVYGGLRMGGRGYYALDLSDIDQPKLKFQIIPQGQCSASNPVGCMGQSWSKPNISWIKWQGTQKLVMFVGGGYDAGGDDGNALVNGRRIPYAGYESAAYLQNNKRGAGVYMFDALNGQLLWWAGANATRRTSRNLATFAAQMQYSVVSEIKTVDRDADGLVDHLYFGDLAGQVWRIDLNNQLDANTFMTQPELFAKVPVRLLDLYAGAASPRFYHMPAFSTYTEEGTTFAVLSVGSGNQSSPLAHYTPGQSAYQDDAIFNIYDKDVIRPDLFSLRAISTTAKKYLHASSTLKSKDLTLMTETAGGSLSSMSHQLWPLDDQHRFNQHRIIAPYRRTQGWYYQFKHQDIQDKKIISSPIVINHDLYVTVFDRSPKNALDQCGASIQGSSTTTLFCMPYGQCQTGSILSHQMPLGAGIIAAAIGGDAATGMTRMIVSPQDKSKMSDNVIMHKRYQTVTKLSPQRWYEQH
- a CDS encoding pilin — translated: MLVVVLITILAVIAIPLFQQYARQAIVSQAQQEMLHLAILLERHKVRNFSYRGFSPTSIAIPRHVSAQKHQYQLMIVDGDQVNLKLTDEHALGQHWAIQAQPIDHHHYPALLMTSQGIRCKNNNTLDVNFKHCGDHGQEVW
- a CDS encoding type IV pilin protein gives rise to the protein MKKGFSLIELMLVIVIMAILIMMVYPDYQQYVRHTKRIEAQAELTALAKQLQRYKVVNLTFLKANGKPITLVDIGEKKMLYLPRAGRPLYQIKLSQVGINSWLLTATPLQHSTQWQDGGFALNHRGEKCWIQGLAKCVPSATSQW
- the rpsP gene encoding 30S ribosomal protein S16; this translates as MVVIRLARGGAKKRPFYQIIVTDSRNARDGRFIERIGFFNPTAQGKAEKLRLDADRFAHWVAQGAQPSERVASLAAQAKKAAVAA
- the rimM gene encoding ribosome maturation factor RimM (Essential for efficient processing of 16S rRNA), which encodes MTPTQNVPEDRIQIGQLRSAYGLNGWLWVYSNTEPMSNIFDYLPWYIETKAGWQMADIKRWKPHGKGLVVALKGVVDRTAADALVGANIWIAKSQLPQPGVDEYYWSDLKGLTVLGLDDQDQEINLGKIHELFETGANDVMVVRATLDSIDAEERMIPWHQDVVQRVDLEAGRIYVNWGVDY